A stretch of Sulfurimonas xiamenensis DNA encodes these proteins:
- the dapF gene encoding diaminopimelate epimerase, whose amino-acid sequence MIVSKYSASGNDFVIFHTFVKKNRSELAKKLCHRQEGVGADGLIVLIPKSSLDNDYDFEWQFYNSDGSEAEMCGNGSRACAHYAFANELAPGKMSFLTVAGVINAEVEASNAKGGMVLSELTPPQILETNIEHNGKRWFKLNTGVPHLVHICDDIEFFDIAEARELRKKHNANINIVFVDGKNLRVRTYERGVEDETFACGTGMAASFYIAYKEGLVSNNIKVYPKSGETLYLGVNERSITFKGEVKKIFVTEI is encoded by the coding sequence ATGATAGTTTCAAAATATAGCGCAAGTGGAAATGACTTTGTGATTTTTCATACTTTTGTAAAAAAGAACAGAAGTGAACTGGCGAAAAAACTTTGTCATAGACAAGAGGGAGTAGGGGCTGATGGCTTAATTGTTTTGATTCCAAAAAGTTCATTAGATAATGATTATGATTTTGAATGGCAATTTTACAACTCTGACGGGAGTGAAGCAGAGATGTGCGGAAACGGCTCAAGAGCATGCGCTCACTACGCATTTGCAAATGAGCTTGCTCCTGGTAAAATGAGTTTTTTAACGGTTGCTGGAGTTATAAATGCAGAGGTTGAGGCATCTAACGCAAAGGGCGGAATGGTTTTGAGTGAGCTGACTCCTCCTCAAATCTTAGAGACAAATATAGAGCATAACGGCAAAAGATGGTTCAAGTTAAATACCGGAGTGCCGCATCTTGTGCATATTTGCGATGATATAGAATTCTTTGATATAGCAGAGGCAAGAGAGCTAAGAAAAAAACATAATGCAAATATAAATATAGTTTTTGTAGATGGCAAAAATCTGCGTGTGAGAACATACGAACGCGGTGTGGAGGATGAAACTTTTGCATGCGGAACGGGAATGGCGGCATCTTTTTATATTGCTTATAAAGAGGGGTTAGTGTCAAATAACATCAAGGTCTATCCAAAAAGCGGCGAGACTCTTTATCTCGGTGTAAATGAGAGAAGTATTACTTTTAAGGGTGAAGTAAAAAAAATTTTTGTAACAGAAATTTAA
- the prfA gene encoding peptide chain release factor 1 — MLADKLTPFINRYEELGELLSSPDITSDIKRMTALSKEQSSLLPIVEKAREYKSVLAEIADAKAMLGDSDMFEMAKEELKSLEPKIPQLENDIKLLLLPKDPNDDRNIIVELRAGAGGDEAAIFVGDLFEAYTRYADLKGWKIELLSSSPSDAGGFKEVIALIKGDQVYSRLKYEGGTHRVQRVPATESQGRVHTSAITVAVMPEVEDVEVQINENDLKIDVMRSSGCGGQSVNTTDSAVRITHLPTGLVVTNQDQKSQHKNREKAMKVLKARLYDLEMQEALAKDSANRSAQVGTGDRSGRIRTYNYPQNRISDHRIGLTLYRLSEIMHGGLLDEIIEPLIADHQAKIVEAAGL; from the coding sequence ATGTTAGCCGATAAACTTACCCCGTTTATCAATCGTTATGAAGAGCTTGGCGAACTGCTAAGTTCTCCTGACATAACCTCTGATATCAAAAGAATGACCGCTCTCTCAAAAGAACAATCTTCACTTTTACCAATAGTTGAAAAAGCAAGAGAGTACAAGAGTGTACTTGCTGAAATTGCAGATGCAAAAGCTATGCTTGGCGATTCGGATATGTTTGAGATGGCAAAAGAGGAGCTTAAATCACTTGAGCCAAAAATTCCTCAACTTGAAAACGACATAAAACTTCTGCTTCTTCCGAAAGACCCAAATGATGATAGAAATATTATTGTTGAACTTCGCGCTGGAGCAGGCGGTGATGAAGCGGCTATCTTCGTTGGTGATCTTTTTGAAGCATACACCCGCTATGCTGATCTTAAAGGATGGAAGATTGAACTTTTAAGCTCATCTCCATCTGATGCAGGCGGATTTAAAGAGGTAATTGCGCTTATAAAAGGTGATCAGGTTTATAGCAGATTGAAATATGAAGGCGGAACACATCGTGTTCAGCGTGTCCCGGCAACAGAATCACAAGGTCGTGTACATACCTCGGCAATTACTGTTGCGGTTATGCCTGAGGTAGAAGATGTGGAAGTGCAAATAAACGAAAATGATCTTAAAATTGATGTTATGCGATCAAGCGGGTGCGGCGGACAAAGTGTCAACACGACAGACTCTGCCGTTAGGATAACCCACTTGCCGACTGGCTTGGTCGTAACAAACCAAGACCAGAAGTCGCAGCACAAAAACAGAGAAAAAGCGATGAAAGTTTTAAAAGCGAGACTTTATGACCTTGAAATGCAAGAAGCACTTGCAAAAGACAGTGCAAACCGTTCTGCTCAAGTTGGAACGGGAGATAGAAGTGGGCGAATTAGAACATACAACTACCCGCAAAATCGCATCTCTGATCATAGAATCGGCTTAACTCTCTATAGACTAAGTGAAATTATGCACGGCGGACTTCTTGATGAAATAATAGAGCCGCTTATTGCAGACCATCAAGCTAAAATCGTCGAGGCAGCCGGACTCTAA
- the glmM gene encoding phosphoglucosamine mutase: MKLFGTDGVRGEAGTFLTAELAMRVAMAAGIYFKAHSKTNKILVGKDTRRSGYMIENAIVSGLTAIGYDVIQIGPMPTPAIAYITENMRCDAGIMISASHNSFEDNGIKFFDGNGDKLSNNAEREIEKIYFNNELIQDAQVSGKNIGKAKRIDDVIGRYIVQLKNSFPMDLSLKNIRIVLDTANGAGYVVGPTVLEELGAEVIVLHNTPDGFNINNGCGALHTKELCENVVKYRADLGIALDGDADRVVIVDENGEVVDGDQLLGALGVYMKESGTLKGDGIVSTVMSNKGLDDFMAEKGLKLFRSDVGDKNVLELMKKEKINFGGEQSGHVIISDFAKTGDGLVSSLQVLALLLKTKQKASVALRPFKLYPQKLVNINVKVKKPLQDIEGLDEKLKELDAQEIYHLVRYSGTENKLRVLLESKDAKKMNLYMQNMVQFFQKALNA, from the coding sequence ATGAAATTATTTGGAACAGATGGTGTAAGAGGTGAAGCCGGTACTTTTTTAACAGCAGAACTTGCAATGAGAGTGGCAATGGCTGCAGGGATTTATTTTAAGGCACACTCTAAAACCAATAAAATTTTAGTTGGAAAAGATACGCGCAGAAGCGGGTATATGATAGAAAATGCAATAGTTAGCGGACTTACAGCTATTGGATATGATGTGATTCAAATTGGGCCAATGCCTACTCCTGCAATTGCATATATTACAGAAAATATGCGTTGTGATGCGGGAATAATGATTAGTGCATCTCATAACTCCTTTGAAGACAATGGAATTAAATTTTTTGATGGTAATGGAGACAAACTTTCCAATAATGCTGAAAGAGAGATAGAGAAAATATATTTTAACAATGAATTGATTCAAGATGCGCAGGTTAGTGGTAAAAATATAGGTAAAGCTAAAAGAATTGATGATGTTATAGGCCGTTATATAGTGCAGCTTAAGAACTCGTTTCCAATGGATCTTTCTCTTAAAAACATACGCATAGTTCTTGATACTGCAAATGGAGCAGGATATGTAGTCGGGCCAACTGTTTTAGAAGAGTTGGGTGCCGAGGTTATAGTTTTGCATAACACTCCTGACGGTTTTAATATAAACAATGGATGCGGAGCACTTCATACGAAAGAACTTTGTGAAAATGTGGTTAAATACAGGGCAGATTTAGGAATAGCTCTTGATGGTGATGCAGACAGAGTTGTAATAGTTGATGAAAATGGCGAAGTTGTAGATGGAGATCAGCTTCTTGGTGCTCTTGGAGTGTATATGAAAGAGAGCGGCACTTTAAAAGGCGATGGCATTGTCTCAACTGTTATGAGTAATAAGGGATTAGATGACTTTATGGCTGAAAAAGGGTTGAAACTATTTCGTTCAGATGTTGGTGATAAAAATGTTTTAGAGCTGATGAAAAAAGAGAAGATCAATTTTGGAGGGGAGCAGAGCGGTCATGTTATTATAAGCGATTTTGCAAAAACGGGAGATGGTTTAGTCTCTTCACTGCAAGTACTTGCTCTCTTGTTAAAAACAAAACAAAAAGCATCTGTCGCTCTTAGGCCTTTTAAACTTTATCCTCAAAAATTGGTAAATATAAATGTAAAAGTTAAAAAACCGCTTCAGGATATAGAAGGTCTTGATGAAAAGTTAAAAGAGCTTGATGCTCAAGAAATTTATCATCTGGTACGATACTCAGGAACAGAGAATAAACTTAGAGTGCTTTTAGAATCCAAAGATGCTAAAAAAATGAATTTATATATGCAAAATATGGTGCAATTTTTCCAAAAAGCTTTAAATGCATAG
- the rpsT gene encoding 30S ribosomal protein S20, with product MANHKSSIKRIRQTIVRSERNRFYRTRLKNIVKDVRSAVTAGNKEEATSAMTVANKQIQKFVSKGVLKKETAARKISRLHRAVNAL from the coding sequence ATGGCAAATCACAAGTCATCAATTAAGAGAATTCGCCAAACAATCGTTCGTTCTGAGCGTAATCGTTTTTACAGAACTCGTCTTAAAAACATTGTAAAAGATGTTCGTTCTGCAGTAACAGCAGGTAACAAAGAAGAAGCTACATCGGCAATGACAGTAGCAAACAAACAAATTCAAAAATTTGTAAGCAAAGGTGTCTTAAAAAAAGAGACTGCTGCTAGAAAGATTAGTCGTCTACACAGAGCTGTAAACGCACTATAA
- the lspA gene encoding signal peptidase II has protein sequence MHSKIIRLITILFFTTVGIFVIDQNIKSLFLDGLRYYGECIDLILVYNKGVAFSMFAFLDEWLKYIQLVLILGILIYIVYLREVCYAFPAGLLLGGAFSNIYDRFIHGGVVDMVYWHCGFDFAVFNFADVMIDVAVVWILFLNLKPKFCKN, from the coding sequence ATGCATAGTAAAATTATTCGTCTTATAACAATACTTTTTTTTACAACGGTTGGAATTTTTGTAATAGACCAAAATATTAAGTCACTTTTTTTAGATGGTTTGAGGTATTACGGCGAGTGTATTGATTTGATTTTGGTTTATAATAAAGGTGTGGCATTTTCAATGTTCGCTTTTTTAGATGAATGGCTAAAATATATCCAGCTGGTGTTAATTTTGGGCATACTAATTTATATTGTTTATTTAAGAGAGGTTTGTTATGCTTTTCCGGCGGGATTGTTGCTTGGCGGTGCATTTTCAAATATATATGACCGCTTTATTCACGGCGGTGTCGTTGATATGGTCTATTGGCATTGCGGATTTGATTTTGCAGTTTTTAATTTTGCCGATGTAATGATAGATGTTGCTGTTGTTTGGATATTGTTTCTTAACTTAAAACCCAAGTTTTGTAAAAACTGA